In Bdellovibrionales bacterium, a genomic segment contains:
- a CDS encoding IdeS/Mac family cysteine endopeptidase (This family includes IgM or IgG-cleaving cysteine proteases.), producing MTRILMLFVVTFIGLPVLAQDSVTKIILPISRVKMQGHTTLCWVYSTLGTIETNYLLGHPGQSIDLSPSALQLQTWKDRYLRRLDGTEERLIESGAAIDAISLIRTYGLFPEESFARPVKQWDREPLDPFGYNNNPFTFQSLNALLSQMFGSLPQIIEWQSFSCSPRDFASLILGESTWKAYGVSRNGKSGEGAHWDIDARKGALAIYLPLNEILKLIRKSLEHGHAMVVSFGPTDLNEGGHAVQVYGAEYDSQGNPVLYHIKDSNQRDDPRQNIWSMDAEGFNSILRGITTISLD from the coding sequence ATGACGCGCATATTGATGCTATTTGTAGTGACATTTATTGGCCTGCCTGTACTGGCTCAAGACAGTGTAACCAAAATTATATTGCCAATCTCTCGCGTAAAAATGCAGGGCCATACTACTCTTTGCTGGGTTTATTCGACCCTAGGAACCATTGAAACGAACTATCTCCTTGGTCATCCTGGACAATCCATCGATCTTTCCCCTTCCGCCCTTCAATTACAAACTTGGAAGGACCGCTATCTGCGTCGCCTTGATGGAACCGAAGAGCGCTTGATTGAATCTGGAGCGGCAATCGACGCGATTTCATTAATTCGAACTTATGGGCTCTTTCCCGAGGAGAGCTTCGCACGTCCAGTCAAACAATGGGATCGCGAGCCATTAGACCCATTCGGATACAATAACAATCCTTTTACCTTTCAGTCATTGAACGCTTTATTGAGCCAGATGTTCGGATCTCTGCCTCAAATCATAGAGTGGCAATCATTTTCGTGTTCACCTCGAGATTTTGCTTCCCTTATTTTGGGCGAAAGCACCTGGAAAGCGTATGGCGTTTCAAGAAATGGAAAATCCGGCGAGGGTGCTCACTGGGACATCGATGCTCGCAAAGGAGCCCTTGCCATTTATCTGCCCTTAAATGAAATTTTAAAACTTATAAGAAAATCTCTGGAACACGGACATGCGATGGTCGTTTCTTTTGGCCCTACTGATTTGAATGAGGGAGGCCACGCCGTGCAGGTTTACGGTGCAGAATATGATAGCCAGGGTAATCCTGTCCTTTACCACATCAAAGATTCTAACCAACGTGATGATCCGCGACAGAACATCTGGTCCATGGACGCGGAAGGCTTCAATTCGATACTGCGCGGAATAACAACTATATCTCTCGATTAA
- a CDS encoding IS3 family transposase, whose amino-acid sequence MQTFWSEHQRVLPVEKNGQLKSMARKMEICKKIEEIFKASKSTYGSPRIFHELRSEGFSVSENTVAKYMREMGLDARLKKKYRVRTTNSNHEGPIAPRVFRIEDDLPKESNQVLAGDITYLRFGSGFFYLAIVLDVCTRKVVGWSVTDSLETTGVLNALRMALANCRNRANIVFHSDRGIQYASKLFLALLNKNNVIPSMSRKGNCYDNSIVESWFKSFKSEWLYRHDYKTEAELRTLVFEYIEIWYNKKRLHSSLGYQSPLEYESTLNVNAA is encoded by the coding sequence ATGCAGACATTTTGGAGTGAGCACCAGCGGGTATTACCAGTGGAAAAAAATGGCCAGTTGAAATCCATGGCGAGAAAAATGGAAATCTGCAAGAAAATTGAGGAGATTTTCAAGGCGAGTAAAAGTACTTATGGGTCACCTAGGATCTTTCATGAGCTGAGAAGCGAGGGGTTCTCTGTAAGTGAAAATACTGTCGCGAAGTATATGAGGGAGATGGGATTGGATGCTAGGTTAAAGAAGAAATATCGAGTGAGAACGACTAATTCGAACCACGAGGGTCCAATTGCTCCACGAGTTTTCAGGATCGAGGATGATCTGCCTAAAGAGTCTAATCAGGTCTTGGCCGGAGATATAACCTATCTAAGATTTGGATCTGGCTTTTTCTATCTGGCCATAGTTCTCGATGTTTGTACCCGAAAAGTTGTGGGTTGGTCGGTCACTGACAGTTTGGAAACCACCGGAGTCTTAAATGCTCTGCGGATGGCGTTGGCTAATTGCAGAAATAGGGCGAACATCGTCTTCCACTCGGACCGCGGAATTCAGTACGCGAGCAAATTATTTTTGGCTTTGCTGAACAAAAATAATGTGATTCCGAGCATGAGTCGCAAGGGAAACTGTTACGATAATTCGATTGTTGAGAGTTGGTTCAAGTCATTCAAGTCTGAGTGGCTTTACCGTCATGACTACAAAACAGAAGCGGAGTTGAGAACCTTGGTTTTTGAGTATATTGAAATCTGGTACAACAAAAAGAGATTGCATTCATCGCTTGGCTATCAGAGTCCTTTAGAGTATGAGTCAACACTAAACGTAAATGCCGCCTGA
- a CDS encoding FAD-dependent oxidoreductase, with product MNRANVILAWVLSCHVFMHLSLEASAEPTETVDVVIIGAGASGLTAAKELSDENILYTVLEASSRVGGRIRTDPFPFGLNIISNAGAELIDSTHCDAIGLIEGLGCELVERPRKGLDIFEIKGQFYSWADLTEEIFDTELNALSKIQQIISAAQSSLHEHRELDEKSAASVLLLIENAPLLKGLIETLLLSEYGLPLSQLSGAILSEVIHIDIEGKWIGLLPQNDERYIVKGGTQIFIDRLSDRLGRQIRLNHQVTDIMENSDGSFLVRYKNGGIVKNIQTKILVSSVPSFQWVNINLHGDSFSGIKAEKARQFASNGKLILYFSKRIWEDYNISGNGMLEMFSA from the coding sequence ATGAACAGGGCGAATGTCATCTTGGCGTGGGTTTTATCCTGTCATGTTTTCATGCATCTATCTCTCGAGGCTTCAGCTGAACCTACTGAAACAGTGGATGTTGTGATTATAGGAGCTGGGGCTTCAGGTTTGACCGCAGCCAAAGAATTGAGCGACGAGAATATTCTCTACACTGTTTTGGAAGCCTCTTCTCGCGTTGGAGGAAGAATTAGAACTGACCCATTCCCGTTTGGTTTAAATATCATTTCCAATGCGGGCGCCGAGCTGATAGATAGCACTCATTGCGACGCTATTGGCCTCATAGAGGGACTGGGTTGTGAGCTTGTGGAACGGCCAAGAAAAGGCCTTGATATTTTTGAAATAAAGGGTCAGTTCTATAGTTGGGCAGATTTGACAGAAGAGATATTTGATACTGAATTGAATGCGCTCAGCAAGATTCAGCAAATAATCTCTGCTGCTCAGAGTAGCTTGCACGAGCACCGTGAGTTAGACGAGAAGAGCGCAGCCAGTGTTCTCCTTCTGATTGAGAATGCGCCGCTTTTGAAAGGACTCATCGAAACTTTACTGTTATCTGAATACGGTCTGCCGCTTTCTCAGCTTTCAGGTGCGATTCTTTCCGAGGTTATACACATAGATATAGAAGGCAAATGGATTGGACTCCTTCCCCAGAACGATGAAAGGTATATTGTAAAGGGCGGAACACAGATTTTTATTGATCGACTTTCAGATCGCTTGGGAAGGCAGATTCGGCTTAACCACCAGGTTACGGACATTATGGAAAACAGCGATGGGAGTTTTTTGGTTCGCTACAAGAATGGTGGAATAGTAAAAAATATCCAAACCAAAATCTTGGTATCGTCAGTCCCTTCATTTCAGTGGGTTAATATAAATCTACATGGTGATTCATTCAGTGGGATAAAGGCGGAAAAGGCCAGACAATTTGCTAGCAACGGCAAACTTATTCTGTATTTTTCAAAACGAATTTGGGAAGACTACAATATTTCTGGTAACGGAATGCTTGAAATGTTTTCTGCGTAA